The DNA window CGGCGCGTTCGCCGACGCCGTTCAGATGTTCGGCCAGCCCCTGCCAATCGCTGCGATCCCGGCGCTCGGTCGAGTGCGCATAGAAGTCCATGTCCCCATCTCCGTACACCGCCCGCGCTCGCGGCAGGCGATCGCCTCACAGCATAGTCCGCTTGAATCGCATCGGCTCAGACCGGGCGCTGCGCGGGCGGCGGCGCGTGTGAGGGCGATACAATGACGCGTCCTCTCACCGATGTTCAGTCCCATGTCGCAGCGCGACTGGGTGGCCGCCGCCATCCACAAGATCGAGGCCGACTTCAACCGCTCGGCCGACACCCACCTGATCCCGCTGGCCCTGCCGGGCTATCCGGGTATCGACGTCTATCTGAAGGACGAGTCCAGCCACCCCACCGGCAGCCTCAAGCACCGGCTGGCGCGCTCGCTGTTCCTGTACGCGCTGGCCAACGGTTGGCTGCGCGAGGGCGCGCCGGTGATCGAGGCCTCCAGTGGCTCCACGGCGGTGTCCGAAGCCTATTTCGCGCGCCTGCTGGGCCTGCGCTTCATCGCGGTGATGCCGGCCAGCACCTCGCCGGAGAAGATCGCCGCGATCACCTTCCACGGCGGGCAGTGTCACCTGGTGGACGACCCCGGCGCGCTCAATGCCGAGTCCAACCGCCTGGCGCGCGAGAGTGGCGGGCACTTCATGGACCAGTTCACCTACGCTGAGCGCGCCACCGACTGGCGGGCCAACAACAACATCGCCGAGTCCATCTTCAAGCAGATGGCGGCCGAGCCGCACCCGGTGCCGGCGTGGATTGTGTGCAGCCCGGGCACCGGCGGCACCAGCGCCACCCTGGGCCGCTACGTGCGCTACCGGCGCCATCCCACGCAGATCCTGTGCGTGGATCCGGAGCACTCGGTGTTCTTCGACTATTACCGTGACGCGCTGGCCGGCAACGCCGATGCCGCGCGTCGCCACCACTGTGGCTCGCGCATCGAGGGCATTGGCCGCCCGTGCGTGGAGGCCAGCTTCGTGCCGACCTGCGTCGATGCCATGGCCAAGATCCCCGATGCCCTGAGCTTGGCGGCGATGCGCTGGACCAGCACGGCCCTGGGGCGGCGCGTGGGCGGCTCCACCGGCACCAATCTGGTCGGCGTGCTGCACGTGGCCCAGGCCATGCAGGCGGCCGGCCAGGCCGGGTCCATCGTCACCATCCTGTGCGATGCCGGCGATCGCTACGCCCACAGTTA is part of the Pseudoxanthomonas sp. JBR18 genome and encodes:
- a CDS encoding PLP-dependent cysteine synthase family protein; translation: MSQRDWVAAAIHKIEADFNRSADTHLIPLALPGYPGIDVYLKDESSHPTGSLKHRLARSLFLYALANGWLREGAPVIEASSGSTAVSEAYFARLLGLRFIAVMPASTSPEKIAAITFHGGQCHLVDDPGALNAESNRLARESGGHFMDQFTYAERATDWRANNNIAESIFKQMAAEPHPVPAWIVCSPGTGGTSATLGRYVRYRRHPTQILCVDPEHSVFFDYYRDALAGNADAARRHHCGSRIEGIGRPCVEASFVPTCVDAMAKIPDALSLAAMRWTSTALGRRVGGSTGTNLVGVLHVAQAMQAAGQAGSIVTILCDAGDRYAHSYYDPAWYTRCGIDTADSDAAWHAAVSGAPLPELATAQA